One genomic region from Populus nigra chromosome 8, ddPopNigr1.1, whole genome shotgun sequence encodes:
- the LOC133701113 gene encoding protein TPX2-like, translating into MEMEEEMEVEFMVFEAREVDLDYEFDAAMYFDFTLQESIAEAREAERWFDTALSYPPSPFVAKLVIGEDCLLENVNTSPKSKDDENMASLLNDDMGPKVSAIEVDDRECERTYRGIFTNIQSGNLQKVSNQRVELATGLTFCHQKSTDKSKPKVKSSVKPTFPRSSTLMKPTASQLAKQNQTPQVGGSRFQSQLDQKERGLCNSSAVDSHSAKRQKLEGGHLRKIGDGKQQTDFIHKTSKKDGSVDKISAHAKLRLTVPREPDLETAHRAQRTRPKDSIEQQHMTAPARRFKARPLNRKILEAPSLPLPKKSTPKLPEFQEFHLKTLERAMQHTSSVPSSLFQCNDLDKGLDKPSTISVSENVKTESRRPTTMDAPKQDGCCATHIFKARPLNKKIFSSKGEMGVFRNSKRETTVPMEFNFHTEKRFQHNPPIDLFSKLSLTSELQPNNRSQLQFPQSSNIYMKGSKENRLNPLQTGQKMLKERQPMFGGRQQIQYGTNTGSTNEVVNQLSRRNLGIR; encoded by the exons ATGGAGATGGAAGAGGAAATGGAGGTGGAGTTTATGGTTTTTGAGGCGCGTGAAGTTGATCTTGATTACGAGTTTGATGCTGCAATGTACTTCGATTTCACACTCCAGGAGTCAATCGCGGAGGCGCGTGAAGCTGAGCGGTGGTTTGATACGGCTTTGAGTTATCCTCCTTCTC CATTTGTGGCGAAGTTAGTGATAGGAGAGGACTGTCTACTGGAAAATGTTAATACCTCTCCAAAATCTaaagatgatgaaaatatgGCCTCTCTGCTCAATGATGATATGGGTCCAAAAGTTTCTGCAATAGAGGTGGACGATAGAG AATGTGAACGAACATACAGAGGGATCTTCACCAACATACAGAGTGGCAACCTGcaaaaagtttcaaatcaaCGAGTAGAATTAGCAACAG GATTGACCTTTTGCCATCAGAAATCTACTGATAAATCAAAACCCAAGGTGAAGTCCTCTGTCAAGCCAACATTTCCCAGAAGTTCAACTTTGATGAAACCTACAGCTAGTCAGTTGGCTAAGCAAAATCAGACCCCTCAAGTTGGTGGTTCCAG atttcagTCACAACTGGATCAAAAGGAGAGAGGCTTATGCAATTCATCTGCAGTTGATAGTCATTCTGCCAAGAGGCAGAAACTGGAAGGAGGTCACTTGCGTAAG ATTGGTGATGGAAAGCAGCAAACAGATTTCATCCACAAGACATCTAAAAAG GATGGTAGTGTTGATAAAATCTCTGCTCATGCAAAACTAAGGCTCACTGTTCCAAGAGAGCCTGACCTAGAAACAGCACATAGGGCTCAAAGGACCAG GCCCAAAGATAGTATAGAACAGCAACACATGACAGCACCTGCACGGAGATTCAAAGCACGCCCATTGAACCGAAAA ATTCTTGAGGCTCCTTCATTGCCTCTTCCAAAGAAGAGCACTCCAAAGTTGCCCGAGTTTCAA GAATTTCACCTAAAGACATTGGAGAGGGCAATGCAGCACACCTCTTCAGTTCCATCTTCCTTATTTCAGTGCAATGATTTGGACAAG GGGCTGGACAAACCTAGTACAATTTCTGTCTCAGAAAATGTGAAGACAGAATCCAGAAG ACCAACAACCATGGATGCTCCAAAGCAGGATGGATGTTGTGCAACGCATATATTCAAAGCTCGCCCTCTGAATAAGAAG ATATTCTCAAGTAAAGGAGAAATGGGTGTTTTTCGGAATAGCAAGCGGGAAACCACGGTGCCAATG GAGTTTAATTTTCATACGGAGAAGAGGTTTCAACATAATCCACCCATAGATCTTTTCAGCAAG CTCTCCCTTACAAGTGAACTCCAACCAAATAACAGGTCACAATTGCAATTTCCTCAATCgagcaatatatatatgaag GGCTCGAAAGAAAATAGACTGAATCCTTTGCAAACAGGGCAGAAG ATGCTGAAAGAAAGGCAACCTATGTTTGGTGGAAGGCAGCAGATTCAGTATGGGACCAATACAGGCAGCACCAATGAAGTTGTAAACCAATTGAGCAGGAG GAACTTGGGCATCCGGTGA
- the LOC133701955 gene encoding blue copper protein 1a-like, with protein sequence MASPKMFMIIAIVAVSIPSILATEHLVGDATGWKPGFDYGAWANGKEFHVGDTLVFKYRAGAHNVLRVNGTGFQECKAADDTVPLSSGNDVISLSTPGKKWYICSFAKHCESGNQKLAITVLAQLGSPSTSPSPSPTGTSPSGATGSTVSRYYGLIVAIVGMVMF encoded by the exons ATGGCTTCTCCTAAGATGTTCATGATCATCGCCATTGTTGCAGTCTCTATTCCTTCAATTTTGGCAACTGAACATTTGGTTGGTGACGCGACAGGTTGGAAGCCAGGCTTTGATTACGGAGCTTGGGCCAATGGAAAAGAATTTCACGTAGGAGACACCCTTG TGTTTAAGTATAGAGCTGGAGCGCACAATGTGCTAAGAGTTAATGGGACTGGATTCCAAGAGTGCAAGGCAGCCGATGATACTGTGCCCTTGTCTAGTGGAAATGATGTGATTTCACTCTCAACTCCTGGGAAGAAATGGTACATTTGTAGTTTTGCCAAACATTGCGAGTCTGGGAACCAGAAACTTGCCATTACCGTGCTGGCTCAACTGGGATCTCCTTCAACGTCACCTTCTCCCAGTCCGACCGGCACCTCGCCATCCGGAGCAACAGGCAGCACTGTATCTAGATACTATGGCTTGATTGTAGCCATTGTTGGGATGGTCATGTTCTAA
- the LOC133702375 gene encoding probable sugar phosphate/phosphate translocator At1g12500, whose translation MMEAQKWATRRMSNPRIVDGTTVSTTTDDQVLDIPATPPGDVRNNAYSTMGSYFSPNILTAAIIASWYMSNIGVLLLNKYLLSFYGFRYPIFLTMLHMISCACYSYVAIKFLEIVPLQHILSRKQFMKIFALSAIFCFSVVCGNTSLRYLPVSFNQAIGATTPFFTAIFAFLITCKKESAEVYCALLPVVFGIVLASNSEPLFHLFGFLVCVGSTAGRALKSVVQGILLTSEAEKLHSMNLLLYMAPMAALILLPFTLYIEGNVAAITIEKASGDPFIVFLLAGNATVAYLVNLTNFLVTRHTSALTLQVLGNAKAAVAAVISVLIFRNPVTVMGMAGFAVTIMGVVLYSEAKKRSKVTTH comes from the coding sequence ATGATGGAGGCACAAAAATGGGCAACAAGGAGAATGAGCAACCCGAGAATAGTGGATGGCACCACCGTGTCAACCACCACCGATGACCAAGTTCTTGACATACCAGCAACCCCACCTGGTGATGTAAGAAACAATGCATATTCCACCATGGGATCATATTTCTCTCCAAATATTTTAACAGCTGCGATAATTGCATCATGGTACATGTCCAACATTGGTGTTTTGTTACTTAACAAGTACCTGTTAAGTTTTTATGGCTTCCGGTACCCAATATTCTTAACAATGCTGCACATGATTTCGTGTGCTTGTTATAGCTATGTGGCTATAAAGTTTCTTGAAATAGTACCACTGCAGCATATTTTATCAAGGAAGCAGTTTATGAAGATCTTTGCTTTGAGTGCTATCTTTTGTTTCTCTGTGGTTTGTGGTAATACTTCATTGAGGTACTTGCCTGTGTCTTTTAATCAAGCTATTGGGGCAACTACACCATTTTTTACTGCTATTTTTGCGTTCTTGATAACGTGCAAGAAAGAATCTGCTGAGGTTTATTGCGCACTTTTGCCTGTGGTTTTTGGAATTGTTTTGGCCAGTAATAGTGAGCCTTTGTTTCATTTATTTGGGTTCTTGGTTTGTGTTGGTTCAACTGCTGGACGTGCTTTAAAATCCGTGGTTCAAGGGATTTTGCTAACATCAGAAGCTGAGAAGTTACATTCTATGAATTTGTTGCTTTATATGGCACCAATGGCTGCTTTGATTTTGTTACCGTTTACTCTTTACATTGAAGGGAATGTGGCTGCAATTACCATTGAGAAAGCCAGTGGGGATCCGTTTATTGTGTTCTTGTTGGCTGGGAATGCAACTGTGGCTTATTTAGTGAATTTGACGAATTTTTTGGTGACCAGGCACACAAGTGCCCTGACTCTTCAAGTGTTAGGCAATGCTAAGGCTGCAGTGGCTGCTGTCATTTCAGTCTTGATCTTTAGGAATCCGGTGACTGTGATGGGCATGGCTGGATTCGCGGTTACAATCATGGGTGTGGTGCTTTACAGCGAGGCAAAGAAGAGATCTAAGGTCACAACTCACTGA
- the LOC133700356 gene encoding growth-regulating factor 10-like has protein sequence MESQAPPPKFARLSNSRTRLASGWNVERNRRDGESGSPPIGLGLELGRGGSSQRPIISCKKPYGFTVLQLQELQLQSLIYTYIQAGFPVPYHLVLPIWKSVATSLGGLSSRLYQLYPSLMGCSPLYLAYKNGMDPEPGRCRRTDGKKWRCSKEALPYQKYCDRHIHRGRQRSRKLEESASHGNSSTDLSISLPAGISGASA, from the exons ATGGAGTCTCAAGCCCCACCTCCCAAATTTGCCCGTCTTTCAAACTCTA GGACTAGGCTTGCAAGTGGTTGGAACGTGGAGAGAAACAGGCGCGATGGTGAATCGGGGTCACCTCCAATTGGGCTAGGACTTGAACTTGGACGCGGTGGGTCTAGTCAAAGACCAATAATCAGCTGCAAAAAACCTTATGGGTTCACCGTTCTTCAACTGCAGGAGCTACAACTCCAGTCTCTTATCTATACGTATATCCAAGCTGGATTTCCTGTACCTTACCACCTTGTTTTACCTATATGGAAAAGTGTTGCTACTTCCCTTGGTGGTCTCAGTTCAAGGTTGTACCAACTCTACCCTAGTC TTATGGGGTGCAGCCCATTATACTTGGCATATAAGAATGGAATGGACCCTGAACCAGGGAGATGTAGGAGAACAGATGGAAAGAAATGGAGGTGTAGCAAAGAGGCTCTCCCATATCAAAAGTACTGTGACAGGCACATACACAGAGGACGCCAGCGTTCAAGAAAGCTTGAGGAATCTGCTTCCCATGGTAATTCCAGCACAGACCTCTCCATTTCCCTCCCTGCTGGAATCAGTGGTGCTAGCGCCTAG